A region of Methyloversatilis discipulorum DNA encodes the following proteins:
- a CDS encoding M48 family metallopeptidase yields the protein MKAVRNVWRSALCALALGAICGGARADFAVPAPFERPDAISNEGGLWALMDREESRLRHSPFVLRDQALNDYVRGIVCRLAGDRCGEIRVYLVRTPYFNASMAPNGTLQIWTGLLLRAANEAQLAAVIGHEIGHFKQHHTIERLADARSTSAMAQFVDIALGAIGIGKLGRITQLGVLASHFAFSRDNESEADTIGLELMHAAGYDPMEAARVWEQLIEEGEDDYGGGLALFATHPTPSSRHERLAVQARRLRTDAASGEIHAQRYQEAIASLRPQMVQDELRRRVPDSSLRLFERLIRYQGEDGLLLYARAAALSARDGEGDAERALAVLDASSGRTDRPAEADRLRAHLLRRKGDTGPAREAFTRYLERAPDAPDAPMIRHYVNTL from the coding sequence ATGAAAGCGGTGCGAAACGTGTGGCGTAGCGCACTCTGTGCGCTGGCTCTGGGCGCCATCTGCGGCGGGGCACGCGCCGACTTTGCGGTACCGGCGCCTTTCGAGCGCCCCGATGCGATTTCGAACGAGGGCGGACTCTGGGCACTGATGGACCGCGAGGAGAGCCGTTTGCGCCACTCGCCCTTCGTGCTGCGCGACCAGGCCCTCAACGATTATGTGCGCGGCATCGTTTGCCGACTGGCAGGAGACCGCTGCGGTGAAATCCGGGTCTATCTCGTCCGCACGCCCTATTTCAACGCGAGCATGGCGCCCAACGGCACGCTGCAGATCTGGACAGGCCTGCTGCTTCGCGCCGCCAACGAGGCACAGCTTGCGGCAGTGATCGGTCACGAGATCGGCCACTTCAAGCAACACCACACGATCGAGCGCCTGGCCGATGCACGCTCCACATCGGCGATGGCTCAGTTCGTCGACATTGCGCTAGGCGCAATCGGCATCGGCAAACTTGGGCGCATCACCCAGTTGGGCGTCCTCGCCAGTCACTTTGCCTTTTCCCGCGACAACGAGTCGGAAGCCGATACGATCGGCCTGGAACTGATGCACGCGGCCGGCTACGACCCGATGGAAGCTGCCCGGGTCTGGGAGCAACTGATCGAGGAGGGCGAAGACGATTACGGCGGCGGCCTCGCGCTGTTCGCCACCCATCCCACACCATCTTCCCGCCACGAGCGGCTGGCCGTGCAGGCCCGACGCCTGCGCACCGACGCAGCAAGCGGCGAAATCCACGCACAGCGCTACCAAGAAGCCATCGCATCACTCCGGCCGCAGATGGTGCAGGACGAACTGCGTCGTCGCGTTCCCGACAGTTCCCTGCGTCTCTTCGAACGCCTGATCCGCTATCAGGGCGAGGACGGGCTACTGCTCTACGCACGAGCCGCAGCGCTGTCGGCCCGCGACGGCGAGGGCGACGCGGAGCGGGCGCTGGCGGTACTCGACGCCTCATCCGGCCGCACCGACCGGCCCGCCGAAGCCGACCGCCTGCGCGCCCACCTGTTGCGACGCAAGGGCGATACCGGGCCGGCCCGCGAGGCTTTCACCCGCTATCTCGAGCGGGCCCCGGATGCGCCAGACGCGCCGATGATCAGGCACTACGTCAACACACTGTGA
- the ttcA gene encoding tRNA 2-thiocytidine(32) synthetase TtcA has product MSDLSLVSPESATLSNTFLKFRKRLERAAGQAIGDYSMIEDGDVIMVCMSGGKDSYTMLELLRGLQERAPVRFRLIAFNLDQKQPGFPDHILPDYFKRIGVEYRIETEDTYSIVKDKIPEGKTTCGLCSRLRRGIIYRVASELGATKIALGHHRDDLLETLFLNMFFGGKIKSMPPKLVSDDGRHIVIRPLAYCTERDIERFARVMDYPIIPCNLCGSQENAQRKQVKAMLQEWARLYPGRIESMATAMRNVVPSHLADQKLFDFAGLKPGSVVEEGDTAFDPPELPVRSWGDEDAMGGIPVRLDVAAGGGCA; this is encoded by the coding sequence ATGTCCGACCTTTCATTGGTGTCACCGGAATCGGCGACGCTGTCCAACACCTTCCTCAAGTTCCGCAAGCGCCTCGAACGCGCAGCGGGGCAGGCCATCGGCGACTACTCGATGATCGAGGACGGCGACGTCATCATGGTGTGCATGTCCGGCGGCAAGGATTCGTACACGATGCTCGAATTGCTGCGCGGCCTGCAGGAGCGGGCGCCTGTGCGCTTCCGGCTGATCGCCTTCAATCTCGACCAGAAGCAGCCCGGTTTCCCCGACCACATCCTGCCGGACTACTTCAAGCGCATCGGCGTCGAGTACCGCATCGAGACCGAAGACACCTACTCCATCGTCAAGGACAAGATTCCCGAGGGCAAGACCACCTGTGGCCTGTGCTCGCGCCTGCGCCGCGGCATTATCTACCGCGTGGCGTCGGAGCTGGGTGCGACCAAGATCGCGCTCGGCCACCACCGCGACGACCTGCTGGAAACGCTGTTCCTGAACATGTTCTTCGGCGGCAAGATCAAGTCCATGCCGCCCAAGCTGGTCAGCGATGACGGCCGCCACATCGTCATCCGTCCGCTGGCCTACTGTACCGAACGCGACATCGAGCGCTTCGCCCGAGTGATGGACTACCCCATCATTCCGTGCAATTTGTGCGGCTCGCAGGAAAACGCGCAGCGCAAGCAGGTGAAGGCGATGCTGCAGGAGTGGGCGCGGCTGTATCCGGGGCGGATCGAATCGATGGCCACGGCGATGCGCAATGTCGTGCCCTCGCACCTGGCCGACCAGAAGCTGTTCGATTTCGCCGGCCTGAAGCCGGGCAGCGTGGTGGAGGAGGGCGATACCGCCTTCGATCCGCCCGAGCTGCCGGTGCGCTCGTGGGGCGATGAAGATGCAATGGGCGGCATCCCGGTCCGCCTCGACGTCGCCGCGGGCGGTGGCTGTGCTTGA
- a CDS encoding low molecular weight protein-tyrosine-phosphatase — MRRPLRTAPEPDMKILFCCMGNICRSPTAEGVVRARLEAAGLHERVEVASAGTHAHHVGSKPDPRATAAAASRGVDLTRIRARRVDDTDFAQFDLIYAMDRDNLRNLERNCPESLRHKLALFLQHAERFDEDEVPDPYYGGPAGFERVLDLIEDAADGLVKELATRLRSAT, encoded by the coding sequence ATGCGCCGCCCGCTGCGTACAGCACCGGAACCCGACATGAAGATACTTTTCTGCTGCATGGGCAACATCTGCAGGTCGCCGACCGCCGAGGGCGTGGTGCGTGCCCGGCTGGAAGCCGCGGGTCTGCACGAACGCGTCGAGGTCGCGTCGGCCGGCACCCACGCCCATCACGTCGGAAGCAAGCCTGACCCGCGTGCGACTGCGGCCGCTGCATCGCGCGGCGTCGATCTGACGCGCATCCGGGCGCGTCGTGTCGATGACACCGATTTTGCGCAGTTCGACCTGATCTATGCGATGGACCGCGACAACCTGCGCAATCTCGAACGCAACTGCCCGGAGTCGCTGCGTCACAAGCTCGCCCTCTTCCTGCAGCACGCCGAACGCTTCGACGAGGACGAGGTGCCGGACCCGTACTACGGCGGACCGGCCGGTTTCGAGCGCGTCCTCGATCTGATCGAGGACGCCGCGGATGGGCTGGTCAAGGAACTGGCGACCAGGCTGCGAAGCGCCACCTGA
- a CDS encoding Crp/Fnr family transcriptional regulator — protein MSRATASLRSLSTGQRLLQCAHSAEIWLDTEMQDMLCVKKGAVRVDCAGAGGDRHVVTLVLEGEMIGPWLKPEGAACYVMTALNTTVLEWRTLDDEPTDVFAHSLSAMARRAARLSALVRGTAADRVMGLLTLLAGDRRDATPIDLPTRKNIADITALTIETVSRTITRFRKDGLLRPRRSRSARVNGAFTLHRPQPTADEHLGMAA, from the coding sequence ATGAGCCGTGCCACCGCTTCGCTTCGTTCCCTGTCAACCGGACAACGTCTGCTGCAGTGCGCACACAGCGCCGAGATATGGCTGGACACCGAAATGCAGGACATGCTCTGCGTAAAGAAGGGCGCAGTACGCGTGGATTGCGCCGGCGCTGGCGGCGACCGCCACGTCGTCACGCTGGTGCTGGAAGGAGAGATGATCGGCCCCTGGCTGAAGCCGGAAGGCGCCGCCTGCTACGTGATGACCGCACTGAACACGACGGTACTGGAATGGCGGACGCTCGACGACGAACCGACTGACGTGTTCGCGCACAGCCTGTCAGCCATGGCACGCCGTGCAGCCCGTCTGTCCGCCCTGGTGCGCGGGACGGCTGCCGACCGCGTGATGGGCCTGCTGACACTGCTGGCAGGCGATCGCAGGGACGCCACGCCGATCGACCTGCCGACACGCAAAAACATCGCCGATATCACGGCACTGACCATCGAGACCGTGTCGCGCACAATCACCCGTTTCCGCAAGGACGGCCTGCTGCGTCCGCGCCGCAGCCGCTCCGCACGCGTGAATGGTGCCTTCACACTGCACCGGCCGCAGCCGACCGCGGACGAGCATCTGGGCATGGCCGCCTGA
- a CDS encoding SRPBCC family protein — MRLFAALLAIVASTTVFAHGPSRLKANETITLKTSPDAVWAKIKDFTQLQSWHPAVESSTATAGSDVGSVRTLKIKGGGEVVEKLEAISDADRSLTYTAQDGGALPVSKYKSTITVKPADGGGSTVEWKGVFFRADASEHPAAGKDDEAATGTIKAVYTDGLSNLKKLLDK; from the coding sequence ATGCGTCTTTTTGCAGCCCTGCTCGCCATCGTCGCCAGCACCACCGTCTTCGCGCACGGCCCGTCGCGCCTGAAGGCGAACGAAACGATCACGCTGAAGACCAGCCCGGACGCCGTGTGGGCCAAGATTAAGGACTTCACGCAACTGCAATCCTGGCACCCGGCCGTCGAAAGCAGCACCGCCACCGCCGGCAGCGATGTCGGCTCGGTCCGCACGCTGAAGATCAAGGGCGGCGGCGAAGTGGTCGAGAAGCTGGAAGCGATCTCGGACGCTGATCGCAGCCTCACCTACACCGCCCAGGACGGCGGCGCGTTGCCGGTCAGCAAGTACAAGTCGACGATTACCGTGAAGCCGGCCGACGGTGGCGGTTCGACGGTGGAGTGGAAAGGCGTGTTCTTCCGCGCCGACGCCAGCGAGCACCCCGCCGCAGGCAAGGACGACGAGGCGGCCACCGGCACCATCAAGGCGGTCTATACCGACGGCCTGAGCAATCTGAAGAAGCTGCTGGACAAGTAA
- a CDS encoding Rne/Rng family ribonuclease yields MKRMLFNATQAEELRVAIVDGQKLVDLDIESSSKEQRKSNIYKAVITRIEPSLEACFVDYGADRHGFLPFKEVSKSYFKPDLEPGRARIQDALSVGQELIVQIDKDERGNKGAALTTFISLAGRYLVLMPNNPRGGGVSRRVEGDDRAELRETMDQLEVPGGMSLIARTAGIGRNAEELQWDLNYLLQLWTAIEGAAQSQSGAFLIYQEGSLVIRAIRDYFQPDIGEILIDTDEVYDQAYTFMEHVMPGNVARVKRYRDDVPLFSRFQIEHQIESAYSRQVNLPSGGAIVIDHTEALVAVDVNSGRSTKGSDIEETALRTNCEAADEIARQLRLRDLGGLIVIDFIDMENPRAQREVETRLRDALHHDRARVQMGKISRFGLLELSRQRLRPALAETSYIPCPRCSGTGHIRSTESAALHILRILEEEAMKENTGAVHTQVPVDVATFLLNEKRADINAIELRHKVNIVLIPNKYLETPAHEITRLRHDQLNLEGVAQPSYQMAVNPSAESYQPPSAIPADERPKRQEAAIKHITPDQPAPVVADAAPTAPVAAAPAAAPAAKGGFFGWIAGLFGGGAAAPAPAPAPAPEAKPAQTRERGPRGEGERGRNRNRRDNREGREGREGREGREQREPREPREAQNKGEGREGQRKQREPREPREPRTEQEAAAPREPRPPREPRPPREPRERAANDAREQQQAQTDLPLAAATGIQPENVAPVEGGEGAAPRSRRRRGGRRERGERRPDGVEGAVADVAAVEGDLTVTDSAANEVPAAAAEAQAALPLDIPAAAPIAAEQAPLADAAPATEIAAVVEAPVEPVVPAPVVSAPAVPEPAVVESVAVATPVTEPVVAEVAAPAVVEAAAEPVAAPVAEQPVQAAAPLNDASESTLVRAMESFGSAPQPAAPAPTPAVAPAADLQSTLADSGLVMVETSAERAAGIEPVIVEQPQLGRRRRAAPVIANEPMQQVETRNE; encoded by the coding sequence ATGAAACGAATGCTCTTCAACGCGACGCAGGCCGAAGAGCTGCGCGTCGCGATTGTCGATGGCCAGAAGCTTGTTGACCTCGACATTGAGTCATCCAGCAAGGAACAGCGCAAAAGCAATATCTACAAGGCAGTCATCACCCGCATCGAGCCCAGCCTCGAAGCATGCTTTGTCGATTACGGCGCAGACCGCCACGGCTTCCTGCCGTTCAAGGAAGTTTCCAAGTCCTATTTCAAGCCCGATCTCGAACCCGGCCGCGCCCGCATCCAGGACGCGCTGTCGGTGGGTCAGGAACTGATCGTCCAGATCGACAAGGACGAACGCGGCAACAAGGGCGCCGCCCTCACCACCTTCATTTCGCTGGCCGGCCGCTATCTGGTGCTGATGCCGAACAACCCGCGCGGCGGTGGTGTTTCGCGTCGCGTCGAAGGTGACGACCGCGCCGAACTGCGCGAGACCATGGATCAGCTCGAAGTGCCTGGCGGCATGAGCCTGATCGCCCGCACTGCCGGCATCGGCCGCAACGCCGAAGAACTGCAGTGGGACCTGAACTACCTGCTGCAACTGTGGACCGCCATCGAAGGCGCCGCCCAGTCGCAGTCGGGTGCCTTCCTGATCTACCAGGAAGGCAGTCTGGTGATCCGCGCGATCCGCGACTACTTCCAGCCCGACATCGGCGAAATCCTGATCGACACCGACGAGGTGTACGACCAGGCCTACACCTTCATGGAACACGTGATGCCCGGCAACGTGGCGCGCGTGAAGCGCTACCGCGACGACGTGCCGCTGTTCTCGCGCTTCCAGATCGAACACCAGATCGAGTCCGCCTATTCCCGTCAGGTGAACCTGCCTTCGGGCGGCGCCATCGTGATCGACCACACTGAAGCACTGGTGGCCGTGGACGTGAACTCCGGCCGCTCGACCAAAGGCAGCGACATCGAGGAAACCGCGCTGCGCACCAACTGCGAAGCGGCCGACGAAATCGCCCGCCAGCTGCGTCTGCGCGACCTCGGCGGCCTGATCGTCATCGACTTCATCGACATGGAGAACCCGCGCGCCCAGCGCGAGGTGGAAACCCGCCTGCGCGACGCGCTGCATCACGACCGTGCGCGCGTGCAGATGGGCAAGATCAGCCGCTTCGGCCTGCTCGAACTGTCGCGCCAGCGGCTCCGTCCGGCGCTGGCCGAAACCAGCTACATCCCCTGCCCGCGCTGCAGCGGCACCGGTCACATCCGCTCGACCGAGTCCGCCGCGCTGCATATCCTGCGCATCCTCGAAGAGGAAGCGATGAAGGAGAACACGGGTGCCGTGCACACCCAGGTGCCGGTCGACGTCGCCACCTTCCTGCTGAACGAGAAGCGGGCCGACATCAACGCGATCGAACTGCGCCACAAGGTCAACATCGTCCTGATCCCGAACAAGTATCTGGAAACGCCGGCGCACGAGATCACCCGTCTGCGCCACGACCAGCTGAACCTCGAAGGCGTGGCCCAGCCGTCCTACCAGATGGCGGTGAATCCGTCGGCCGAGAGCTATCAGCCGCCGTCCGCCATCCCGGCCGACGAGCGCCCGAAGCGTCAGGAAGCGGCGATCAAGCACATCACGCCGGACCAGCCGGCACCGGTCGTGGCCGATGCCGCACCGACCGCACCGGTCGCTGCAGCCCCGGCGGCTGCACCCGCTGCCAAGGGTGGCTTCTTCGGCTGGATCGCCGGGCTGTTCGGCGGTGGCGCAGCCGCGCCTGCCCCGGCGCCCGCTCCGGCCCCGGAAGCGAAGCCCGCGCAGACGCGTGAACGCGGTCCGCGTGGCGAGGGCGAACGCGGCCGCAACCGCAACCGTCGCGACAACCGCGAAGGACGTGAAGGTCGCGAGGGTCGTGAAGGCCGCGAACAACGCGAGCCGCGTGAGCCGCGCGAAGCGCAGAACAAGGGCGAAGGCCGCGAGGGTCAGCGCAAGCAGCGCGAACCGCGTGAGCCGCGCGAGCCGCGCACCGAGCAGGAAGCCGCCGCACCGCGCGAACCGCGTCCGCCGCGCGAGCCGCGCCCGCCGCGCGAACCGCGCGAGCGTGCCGCCAATGACGCACGCGAACAGCAGCAGGCACAGACCGATCTGCCGCTGGCCGCTGCAACCGGCATTCAACCCGAGAATGTCGCGCCGGTCGAGGGTGGCGAAGGCGCTGCACCGCGCAGCCGTCGCCGCCGTGGTGGCCGCCGCGAACGTGGCGAGCGCCGTCCGGACGGCGTGGAGGGCGCAGTTGCCGATGTCGCCGCAGTCGAGGGCGATCTGACGGTGACCGACTCCGCCGCCAATGAAGTGCCGGCCGCCGCCGCCGAAGCCCAGGCCGCGTTGCCGCTGGACATTCCCGCAGCGGCACCGATCGCCGCCGAGCAGGCCCCGTTGGCCGACGCCGCACCGGCAACCGAAATCGCCGCGGTGGTCGAAGCGCCGGTGGAGCCTGTCGTGCCGGCACCGGTGGTGTCCGCACCGGCAGTCCCGGAGCCGGCTGTGGTCGAATCCGTCGCAGTCGCCACACCGGTGACCGAACCGGTCGTGGCCGAGGTGGCTGCGCCGGCGGTCGTCGAAGCCGCTGCCGAACCGGTGGCCGCGCCCGTTGCCGAACAACCCGTTCAGGCCGCGGCCCCGCTGAACGACGCCAGCGAATCGACGCTGGTGCGCGCGATGGAAAGCTTCGGCTCGGCTCCGCAGCCGGCCGCACCGGCACCGACGCCCGCGGTCGCACCGGCGGCTGACCTGCAGAGCACGCTGGCCGACAGCGGCCTGGTCATGGTGGAAACCTCGGCCGAGCGCGCTGCCGGTATCGAACCCGTCATCGTCGAGCAGCCGCAACTTGGCCGTCGCCGTCGTGCGGCACCGGTGATCGCCAACGAACCGATGCAGCAGGTGGAAACGCGCAACGAGTGA
- a CDS encoding RluA family pseudouridine synthase, which yields MKELGKAPKVVRHVVDAEEAGQRIDNFLLRVCKGVPKSHVYRILRSGEVRVNSKRVDQTYRLAERDEVRIPPVRMADPGTPVAIPALEFDILYEDEAFLAINKPAGIAVHGGSGVSFGVIESLRRARPQAKLLELAHRLDRETSGILLVAKKRSALTALHDAFRDGGMDKRYYALVKGRWLNPLQHIKLALTKYLTESGERRVSVDPEGKAAHSIVELEARWPGYSLLGVRIKTGRTHQIRVHLSASGFPIAGDEKYGDFPLNKALRKEGLPRMFLHAHSLTLNHPLTGERLQIEAPLPDDLAGFVRRLDAQHPRDFDRAARNTDQDHARTV from the coding sequence ATGAAGGAGTTGGGTAAAGCTCCGAAAGTTGTGCGGCATGTCGTGGATGCGGAGGAGGCTGGGCAGCGCATTGACAACTTCCTGCTGCGGGTGTGCAAGGGCGTGCCGAAGAGTCACGTCTATCGCATCCTGCGCTCCGGCGAAGTGCGTGTTAACAGCAAGCGGGTCGACCAGACCTACCGGCTGGCCGAGCGCGACGAGGTGCGCATTCCGCCTGTCCGCATGGCCGATCCGGGTACGCCGGTTGCCATTCCGGCGCTGGAATTCGACATCCTTTATGAGGACGAGGCCTTTCTGGCCATCAACAAGCCGGCAGGCATCGCCGTGCACGGTGGCTCCGGCGTCAGTTTCGGCGTGATCGAAAGCCTGCGGAGGGCGCGCCCGCAGGCGAAGCTGCTCGAACTGGCGCACCGGCTGGACCGCGAAACCTCGGGCATCCTGCTGGTGGCGAAGAAGCGATCGGCGCTGACCGCGCTGCACGACGCCTTCCGCGACGGCGGCATGGACAAGCGCTACTACGCGCTGGTGAAGGGCCGCTGGCTCAATCCGCTGCAGCACATCAAACTGGCGCTGACCAAGTATCTGACCGAATCCGGTGAGCGCCGCGTATCGGTCGACCCTGAGGGCAAGGCGGCGCATTCCATCGTCGAGCTGGAAGCGCGCTGGCCTGGCTACAGCCTGCTCGGTGTGCGCATCAAGACCGGCCGTACTCACCAGATCCGCGTGCATCTGTCGGCCAGCGGTTTTCCGATCGCTGGCGACGAGAAGTATGGCGACTTCCCGCTGAACAAGGCTTTGCGCAAGGAGGGGCTGCCGCGCATGTTCCTGCACGCGCACAGTCTGACGCTGAACCACCCGCTCACCGGCGAGCGCCTGCAGATCGAAGCGCCGCTGCCCGACGACCTGGCCGGCTTCGTACGTCGGCTCGACGCACAGCACCCGCGCGACTTTGATCGCGCAGCCCGAAACACTGACCAAGACCATGCCCGCACAGTTTGA
- a CDS encoding HAD family hydrolase, translated as MPAQFDLIVFDWDGTLLDSAAAIVHAIQQACDDLGVAPPDDATARSVIGLGLIDALARAVPELPASRHQELAGRYRYHYLARDHELALFDGVRELLDELRGRGHTLAVATGKSRVGLNRALGHTGLGPMFASTRCADESVSKPAPDMVLELMDELSHSPERTLVIGDTTHDLLMARHAGCEAVAVSYGAHPLHELLDVAPRGHAASVAELTEWLRCHA; from the coding sequence ATGCCCGCACAGTTTGACCTCATCGTTTTCGACTGGGACGGCACGCTGCTCGATTCGGCGGCGGCCATCGTTCATGCCATCCAGCAAGCCTGCGACGATCTGGGCGTTGCGCCGCCGGACGACGCGACCGCGCGTTCGGTGATTGGCCTCGGGCTGATCGACGCGCTGGCGCGTGCCGTGCCCGAACTGCCTGCGTCCCGCCACCAGGAGCTGGCCGGACGCTACCGCTATCACTACCTGGCGCGCGACCACGAGCTGGCGCTGTTCGACGGCGTGCGCGAACTGCTCGATGAGTTGCGTGGGCGCGGTCACACGCTCGCGGTGGCCACCGGCAAGAGCCGCGTCGGCCTGAATCGCGCGCTCGGCCACACTGGCCTTGGCCCGATGTTCGCCTCTACCCGCTGCGCCGACGAGTCGGTGTCGAAACCGGCACCCGACATGGTGCTGGAACTGATGGACGAACTGTCGCACTCGCCTGAGCGCACACTGGTCATCGGCGATACGACGCACGACCTGCTTATGGCGCGTCACGCCGGTTGCGAGGCGGTGGCCGTGAGTTACGGGGCGCACCCTCTGCACGAACTGCTCGATGTGGCGCCACGCGGCCACGCCGCCAGCGTGGCCGAACTGACGGAATGGCTCCGATGTCACGCCTGA
- a CDS encoding S49 family peptidase yields MSEPDTPSDKRPESTWERKLIERLALESVTEQRRRRRWSIFFRMIGFAYLGVLTFALIDWSSLFSQAEHRKHTALVELSGVIAPNGEASAERIVSSLQSAFDDKNTQGVILKINSPGGSPVQSGIINDEIGRLRTLYPDTPLYAVVEDICASGGYYVAVAADRIYVDKASIVGSIGVLMDGFGFTGLMDKVGVERRLLTAGENKGFLDPFSPQDERHKAHARQLLGDVHQQFIEVVRKGRGERLKESPEMFSGLMWSGSRSIELGLADDLGSVEYVARDVVKAADIVDFTQRQNIAERFAKQLGADLGESVTGVLNRVGMR; encoded by the coding sequence ATGTCAGAACCTGATACGCCGTCCGACAAACGTCCCGAATCAACGTGGGAGCGCAAGCTGATCGAGCGTCTTGCGCTCGAATCGGTCACCGAACAGCGTCGCCGCCGGCGCTGGAGCATCTTTTTCCGCATGATCGGCTTCGCCTACCTGGGGGTGCTCACCTTTGCGCTGATCGACTGGAGTTCGCTGTTCAGTCAGGCCGAGCATCGCAAGCACACGGCGCTGGTCGAGTTGAGCGGTGTCATCGCGCCGAACGGCGAGGCGAGCGCGGAGCGCATCGTGTCGTCGCTGCAGTCGGCCTTCGACGACAAGAACACCCAGGGTGTCATCCTGAAGATCAACAGCCCTGGCGGCAGTCCGGTGCAGAGCGGCATCATCAACGACGAGATCGGGCGGCTTCGCACGCTCTATCCGGATACGCCGCTTTACGCCGTGGTCGAGGACATCTGTGCTTCAGGTGGCTATTACGTCGCGGTTGCGGCCGATCGCATATATGTAGACAAGGCCAGCATCGTCGGCTCGATCGGTGTGCTGATGGATGGTTTCGGCTTTACCGGGCTGATGGACAAGGTGGGTGTCGAGCGCCGGCTGCTGACGGCGGGTGAGAACAAGGGTTTCCTCGACCCGTTCTCGCCGCAGGACGAACGGCACAAGGCGCACGCGCGCCAGCTGCTCGGCGACGTACACCAGCAGTTCATTGAAGTGGTGCGCAAGGGCCGCGGCGAGCGCCTGAAGGAATCGCCGGAGATGTTCTCCGGTCTGATGTGGAGTGGTTCGCGCAGCATCGAACTCGGGTTGGCCGACGATCTGGGTAGTGTCGAGTATGTCGCGCGTGATGTCGTCAAGGCGGCCGACATCGTCGATTTCACACAGCGTCAGAACATCGCCGAGCGTTTTGCCAAGCAGCTGGGTGCCGATCTGGGTGAGAGCGTGACTGGCGTGCTGAACCGCGTCGGGATGCGCTGA
- a CDS encoding SAM-dependent methyltransferase: MSAKTPSGTLYMLPSPLDVGAECALDTPAAVRDCAHRLDYFLVESAKSARATLKRLEHPTPLRELEIIELPPEKDGRLLRDLLAPVLAGRSAGVISDAGCPGVADPGALAARTAHTMEIPVMPLVGPSSILLGLMASGLNGQSFAFHGYLPVEDAARAKTLAELEKQSARLRQTQLFIETPYRNLKMFDAIRAHCRGSTLLCVAAALTAPDQFVRTKPVSKWAAEEIGRIDRRPTLFLLLAD; encoded by the coding sequence ATGAGCGCAAAGACCCCGTCGGGCACGCTCTACATGCTGCCCAGCCCGCTCGACGTCGGCGCCGAATGCGCGCTCGACACGCCAGCCGCGGTACGCGACTGCGCGCACCGCCTCGACTACTTCCTGGTGGAGAGCGCCAAGTCGGCCCGCGCCACGCTGAAGCGTCTGGAGCACCCGACGCCGCTGCGCGAGCTCGAAATCATCGAGTTGCCACCAGAAAAGGACGGCCGTCTGCTGCGCGACCTGCTGGCGCCCGTGCTCGCCGGCCGCAGTGCTGGCGTGATTTCCGACGCCGGCTGCCCGGGCGTCGCCGATCCGGGCGCACTGGCCGCGCGCACCGCACACACCATGGAAATTCCCGTCATGCCCCTGGTCGGCCCATCCTCCATCCTGCTCGGCCTGATGGCCTCGGGCCTGAACGGGCAATCATTCGCTTTCCACGGCTATCTGCCGGTCGAGGACGCCGCGCGGGCAAAGACACTGGCAGAGCTGGAGAAGCAGTCGGCGCGACTGCGCCAGACCCAGCTCTTCATCGAAACGCCCTACCGCAACCTGAAAATGTTCGACGCCATTCGCGCTCATTGCCGCGGCAGCACCTTGCTGTGCGTGGCGGCGGCGCTGACGGCGCCGGATCAGTTCGTGCGGACGAAGCCGGTGTCGAAGTGGGCTGCGGAGGAAATCGGACGCATCGACCGCCGTCCGACACTTTTCCTCCTGCTCGCCGATTGA
- a CDS encoding Maf family protein — protein MSPDLPPLVLGSSSRYRQELLSRLRIPFTTAAPDIDESMLGHETPREQAVRLARSKAEAIAARFPGACVIGSDQVASCGGRRYGKPGSRDAAIAQLAELSGRTVVFDTALCVIDARNGTRHEALVPTEVVFRTLSRPEIERYIDLDDPLDCAGAAKSESLGIALLERLSGDDPTALVGLPLIRLSALLRDIGYPLP, from the coding sequence ATGTCCCCAGATCTTCCTCCACTGGTCCTCGGCTCGTCCTCACGCTATCGCCAGGAGCTGCTGTCCCGGCTGCGCATTCCCTTCACCACTGCGGCACCGGACATCGACGAGTCGATGCTCGGCCACGAAACGCCCCGCGAACAGGCCGTACGCCTCGCACGCAGCAAGGCCGAGGCGATCGCGGCGCGCTTTCCCGGCGCCTGTGTTATCGGCTCCGACCAGGTCGCCTCCTGCGGCGGACGTCGCTACGGCAAGCCGGGTAGCCGCGATGCCGCCATTGCCCAACTGGCGGAACTGAGCGGCCGGACCGTCGTGTTCGACACGGCGCTGTGCGTGATCGATGCTCGCAACGGCACACGGCATGAAGCTCTGGTGCCGACCGAAGTCGTATTCCGTACGCTGTCGCGGCCGGAAATCGAGCGCTACATCGATCTCGACGACCCGCTGGACTGCGCTGGCGCCGCCAAATCCGAATCGCTGGGCATTGCATTGCTGGAAAGGCTGAGCGGCGACGACCCGACCGCACTGGTCGGCCTGCCGCTGATCCGTCTCAGCGCCTTGCTGCGTGACATCGGTTACCCGCTGCCATGA